A single window of Plectropomus leopardus isolate mb chromosome 12, YSFRI_Pleo_2.0, whole genome shotgun sequence DNA harbors:
- the amotl2b gene encoding angiomotin-like protein 2b has product MSSTEEPSGTVLHRLIQEQLRYGNPTDTRTLLAIQQQALRGGSGSNSVPSSGGDMGRSPRSSLESLTQEDPPFPQLSARQEPQGQEHQGDYHHSESGYQLYQLHGEELPTYEQAKAHSQYLASHWAPTGPIRQLHEGLLHEGAFHEEADLMEMKCSHVRSLSEHRMQISLERNDAAAKAEAIKSTSHSYPELPYYTQPGPQSTRQSLDKRSPPPEYSAPIQGQGFIPHQVQEPAQAQQHRYVQSGQPAEVPCYSTFTSLPPAGLEEPNQVELLLMENERLRQELEAHREKTGRIQKLEQEIQRISEAYETLMQGSCKRENLEQTLRKRLVSEIRRLQDFNRDLRENLENARTHVAKEVEAADHNQHIMAKLLEQNEEQNFERERVERELERLRSTAEEQSLKAKRLEEALDAARGRGRQLEEELRRKRAYVEKVERLQSALAQLQSTCEKRESLEMKLRTRLEQELRSLRAQQRQSQPPGVTMNSLQERLREREERILALEADMVRWEQKYLEESTMRQFAMEVAATAAAQRDTTIINHSPCHSSNNSFNEDLPVADYRNQEMENRIRALYAQILEKDAVIKILNQRLHQDQGRKDEQIPRTNLVNTAGAPLRPASSTPSISTAKSNTRSRGKSLSDDQTLPNRQFSAQSEPGTLERQVEGMKAKEAISTTNLKSDKAVPKKLLLNPFRGLDELESEAVEIFI; this is encoded by the exons ATGTCGTCCACTGAAGAGCCGTCTGGCACGGTCCTGCACCGGCTTATCCAGGAGCAGCTGCGTTATGGAAACCCCACAGACACCCGCACCTTATTGGCCATCCAGCAGCAGGCCCTGCGTGGAGGCAGTGGAAGCAACAGTGTACCCAGCAGCGGAGGCGACATGGGCAGGAGCCCACGGTCCTCTTTGGAGAGTCTCACCCAGGAGGACCCTCCATTCCCTCAACTCTCTGCCAGGCAGGAGCCCCAGGGCCAGGAGCATCAGGGCGATTATCACCACTCAGAGAGTGGCTACCAGCTGTACCAGCTGCATGGGGAGGAGCTGCCAACGTATGAGCAGGCCAAGGCGCATTCTCAGTATCTGGCCTCTCACTGGGCCCCTACAGGCCCCATCAGGCAGCTCCACGAGGGGCTCCTGCATGAGGGGGCCTTCCACGAAGAGGCAGATCTGATGGAGATGAAGTGCAGCCATGTGCGGTCGCTCAGTGAGCATCGCATGCAGATATCTCTGGAGAGGAATGATGCAGCTGCAAAAGCAGAGGCCATCAAAAGCACCTCCCACAGCTACCCCGAGCTTCCCTACTACACACAGCCAGGCCCCCAGAGCACCAGACAGAGCCTGGACAAACGCAGCCCGCCTCCAGAGTACTCAGCACCCATCCAGGGCCAAGGATTTATCCCCCACCAGGTCCAGGAGCCAGCACAGGCACAGCAGCACAG GTATGTCCAGTCTGGTCAGCCAGCTGAAGTCCCTTGCTATAGCACATTCACCAGCTTGCCACCTGCTGGTTTGGAGGAGCCCAACCAGGTGGAACTGCTGCTGATGGAGAATGAGAGGCTGAGGCAAGAGCTGGAGGCACACAGGGAGAAAACTGGCCGAATTCAGAAG TTGGAGCAGGAGATCCAGCGTATTTCAGAGGCCTATGAGACACTGATGCAGGGCAGCTGTAAGAGGGAAAACCTGGAGCAGACACTGAGGAAGAGGCTGGTGTCTGAGATCAGGAGGCTGCAAGATTTCAACAGAGACCTTAGAG AAAACTTGGAAAATGCCAGAACGCATGTTGCAAAAGAAGTCGAGGCAGCTGACCACAACCAGCACATCATGGCAAAACTCCTTGAACAAA aTGAGGAGCAGAACTTTGAGCGGGAACGCGTTGAGCGAGAACTGGAGCGATTGCGATCCACGGCGGAGGAGCAAAGCCTCAAGGCGAAGCGACTGGAGGAGGCCCTGGATGCAGCTCGTGGACGAGGTCGCCAGCTCGAGGAAGAGTTGAGGAGGAAGAGGGCGTACGTGGAGAAGGTGGAGAGGCTGCAGAGCGCACTGGCGCAGCTACAGTCCACCTGTGAGAAGAGGGAGAGTTTGGAGATGAAGTTGAGGACGCGGCTAGAGCAGGAGCTGAGGAGTCTGAGGGCACAACAG AGGCAGTCGCAGCCACCAGGAGTGACCATGAACTCTCTTCAAGAGCGTCTGCGTGAGCGCGAGGAGCGAATCCTGGCCCTTGAGGCCGACATGGTGCGCTGGGAGCAGAAGTACCTGGAAGAGAGCACCATGAGGCAGTTTGCAATGGAGGTGGCTGCCACTGCCGCTGCACAGAG AGATACCACCATCATTAACCACTCACCTTGCCACTCCTCTAACAACAGTTTCAACGAGGATCTGCCGGTCGCCGACTACAGGAATCAGGAGATGGAGAACAGAATCCGTGCTCTGTACGCTCAGATCCTGGAGAAGGACGCAGTGATCAAGATCCTCAACCAGCGGCTGCATCAGGACCAAGGGCGGAAGGATGAGCAAATTCCCCGCACAAACCTCGTGAACACAGCAGGGGCGCCTCTCAGACCTgcctcctccaccccctccaTCAGCACCGCCAAGAGCAACACAAGAAGTAGAG GTAAAAGTCTCTCAGATGATCAGACTTTGCCAAACCGCCAGTTCTCCGCTCAGTCTGAACCTGGAACGCTAGAGCGGCAGGTGGAGGGAATGAAAGCCAAAGAGGCCATCAGCACAACTAATCTCAAGAGTG acaagGCAGTGCCTAAGAAGTTGCTATTAAACCCGTTCAGAGGCCTGGATGAGCTGGAGTCAGAGGCAGTGGAAATCTTCATTTAA
- the LOC121951841 gene encoding zinc finger protein 429-like, with the protein MCSVVGCDSGRRDAQRFKLPEDPERRLEWVQFLATVNKQRFKESSWTDITICSEHFKCDCFDDLTPSGSDLADTVQLMLKPSAVPSLSVQSESGGPETNLKSPEEAASTDGTRITGVSVADVVIDDESDFLDESSEQDDMDSDEDWKPAKHFLHKKTPNDKTKDEDGDHPPPGPKNSDLCTECGAFFNKQKPHTCEHKIKPYSCSICGKRCVTETALNTHSRIHNENYEFKCKFCHATFKTKAGKITHEQIHVTEGKPYKCPDCSETFASNKERRIHLEDHRGRPQLKCHICGIEFLWPLSLQRHLAVHTGEKPFKCPECQRGFNQASHLKSHMRLHTGERPYKCPHCDKCFNHNVSLKSHVQRYHTSKSGLEQKKGETGDAWDNGSKRGADSGLDNVEEEQDTEEEVQERIYRSKSKRKSTGRPIGRPKSHESGNLVESHCSNANTGNLQVQKRTPCSDEESEDKPSDSGTAFDSAEAEEESSKKVRKSTARSRGKPKKSDSDSDIDPEEGKKKRYSSQSSDKSSGKRRGRPHISVTDKS; encoded by the exons ATGTGCTCCGTCGTCGGCTGTGATTCGGGTCGTCGCGATGCGCAGCGGTTCAAGTTACCTGAGGACCCTGAGAGGAGACTGGAGTGGGTCCAGTTTCTCGCTACAGTCAATAAGCAGCGATTTAAAGAGTCGTCCTGGACAGACATTACAATCTGCAGCGAACACTTCAAATGTGACTGTTTTGACGACTTGACACCGAGCGGGTCAGATTTGGCTGACACGGTCCAGCTAATGCTGAAACCCTCTGCTGTCCCATCACTGAGTGTCCAGTCAGAGTCAGGGGGACCTGAGACTAATCTGAAGAGCCCAGAGGAG GCAGCATCAACAGATGGCACCCGCATCACAGGGGTCTCTGTGGCTGATGTTGTTATTGATGACGAAAGTGATTTCTTGGATGAATCGAGTGAGCAGGATGACATGGACTCAGATGAGGACTGGAAGCCAGCAAagcattttttgcataaaaagacTCCCAATGACAAAACCAAAGATGAAGATGGTGATCATCCTCCACCTGGCCCCAAAAACAGTGACCTCTGCACAGAGTGTGgagcattttttaataaacagaaGCCTCACACATGTGAGCACAAAATCAAACCCTACTCTTGCAGTATTTGTGGTAAGAGGTGTGTTACTGAGACCGCTTTAAATACTCACAGCAGAATCCACAATGAAAACTAtgaatttaaatgcaaattttgcCACGCTACGTTCAAAACAAAGGCTGGAAAAATCACACACGAGCAGATTCACGTAACTGAAGGAAAACCCTATAAATGTCCCGACTGTTCAGAGACGTTTGCCTCAAATAAGGAGCGCAGAATCCACCTGGAGGATCACAGAGGCCGCCCACAGTTAAAATGTCACATCTGTGGGATTGAGTTCCTCTGGCCACTTTCTCTCCAGAGACACTTAGCTGtgcacacaggagagaagccgtTTAAGTGTCCCGAGTGCCAGCGTGGCTTCAACCAGGCGAGCCACCTGAAATCCCACATGCGtctccacacaggagagagaccGTACAAGTGTCCGCATTGTGACAAATGCTTCAATCACAACGTGAGCTTGAAGAGTCACGTCCAACGTTACCATACGTCCAAATCTGGACTTGAACAGAAGAAGGGTGAAACTGGTGATGCTTGGGATAATGGGAGCAAGAGAGGTGCAGATTCGGGGCTTGACAATGTAGAAGAAGAGCAGGACACAGAAGAGGAAGTACAGGAGAGAATATATAGATctaaaagtaaaaggaaaagtaCTGGTAGACCCATTGGAAGACCTAAGAGCCATGAATCAGGCAACTTAGTGGAAAGCCATTGTTCAAATGCCAATACTGGAAATCTACAAGTGCAAAAGAGAACACCATGCAGTGATGAAGAAAGTGAGGACAAGCCAAGTGACAGTGGCACGGCCTTTGATTCAGCAGAGGCAGAAGAGGAGAGCAGCAAGAAGGTGAGGAAGAGCACAGCAAGATCAAGGGGAAAACCTAAAAAATCTGATAGTGACTCTGATATTGACCctgaggaaggaaagaaaaagaggtaCAGCAGCCAGAGCAGTGATAAAAGCTCTGGGAAACGTAGGGGACGACCACATATAAGTGTTACGGACAAGTCTTAA